ttgcataatttctaatggccgcttgagaatcgcctATGATGtattgagcattcgtggagaccaatgctagtgcaatggctacctcctctgcggtctcggagtgtttggtattaactgatacgcttgtaaggggtttttgggtgtgatctacgattactgctacatagctatttctgtctgggtattcagccgcgtctacgaagattgctctgtcgtctgacccaaagcttcggataattttctctgctctactcttgcgtctgccgtcgttgtaacctggatgcatgttcttgggtatatttggtactaggagtttgtcacaaatttctctcgttatcgtcctcttttccccgtatagattgtgataattcattcctagtttgcttagtatatgccgtcccgttttggttttggttagtctctctgcttgagatgtttgttgtgcttctatgagttcgtccagtgtgttgtggagtcctaactttagcaagagatccgtgctcgtactgatgggaatccctagagctagtttgtatgctttttttatcatgttgttaattttacgcttttcagctgcaaaccaattgtggaaggctgctatgtatgtgatctgactgattacgaatgattgtgtaagccgtatgatactttcttccttcataccttggtgcttgttagtaattcgtttgattaatctcatggtgtttgttacctttgtgtctaatttctttacggtttcccgtggttggcattatcgaaagcttttttaagatcaaggcccaagatggcccttgtcgagcgcgtgttataatcgattatctgatgcttaagttggagcatcgcatcttgtgtcgaaagatttttgcgaaatcctatcattgtatctgggtatatgttattatcctccaagaagttgtctactctgtttaaaatgacatgttccattaattttccgacgcaggatgttagggagattggtctgaggttgtctatctcaagcttcttaccaggttttggaataagcgttatcgtcgctttcttccattgagctggcacttctccctttacccaacactcgtttatgtattctgctagtttggctatcgattcatcatccaggttcctgagagtcttgttggttataccgtctgggcctggggcggatttggtgtttaacttttgtagggccgcgcggatttctgcctccgtgagttcctcgtctaattttgcgtttgtattcccgctgtagataggatagatgcaagggggtgcctgttttaagtatttctgctgtaattcattgagaaattcctcttctgtaccctcatatgcgtgtattaacttattaatggcttgcatgtgatttttcttgttattgtcatggtcaagcaggaacctgagcatgtgccacGTTTTGCCGGTGTTTGATTGTCCatccatggaattacatatctcgtcccattgttgtttggtcaattgcttagcatgttcttctatttttttgttgaggagtgctatgcgctttcttaactttctgttatgcttctgaccgctaagtctattctgaagcgactgcttagcttcccacatgtggagaagtctgctgtcgcatttatccaagttggattcaggtggtgctatttttgtggcagctttgacgtcatcactgagctccttagtccattgttctatgtctgcgattgatcgttgctgtgtcttctctcgcgttctacgaaatagttcccagtctactaatttaatttgtcgttccttgggtctattcggcccttctctgacgtgtaactctaatatgcggtggtcactacccaaatcttccagtgtgttgtgccacgtcgccttttcaatattcttggtaaaggttaggtctggggttgtgtccctgtttagtgccgtgcctactctggttggagtggcggggtctgtgacgagcgtgaggcctaattcttgcgagtcgttccataagtcccttccttttgctctggtatataagtatccccacgtggtgtgtggggcattgaagtctcctcctataactaccggattttctccagcaagtctgagtgttttctggaataggttcttgaatttgtgCTTATGTAGCAGGGGGTTACTATAAATattgagaataaataagctatgtcctgtctttttttgtgggatgagttccaatagaatattgtcaatgtgcgttattcctgtgttgtgctgcatgcaagttatgtttctttttaccagcgtagttaatgccctggtgtccccttcggcatagccaaaagatctgtatcctgctagcttcgcaatcccgtgtgtttcctgcagaattatgacgtccggtgtatccttgtctttcaaATACTGTTGCAAAACTGagtttttgttttcgtaacttctacaatttcactgccatatcctgaacccttctttagcgcgcctcatttcgggtgcgaccatgggagggagaccggaggttggagagaagctgatcttaTATAATTATGTGCTTGTGAAGTAGGTGaggattgtggtgcttctgacgcaacggaggggagtccattacctggtgagtggtttgcctctaggatgtctaatctactcataattgctgctattgccttagccatttgattcatcaattcgtcccgtttttcatttgacTTCTGTATTTCTCCTAGGCTCTTTTGAATATCGGctaatgctttatctaccactgcgttatcttgtttatcactgatggcttgggccttgcgtttgagtggaggggggtcatccccttcgtccatcttattgtccggaatttcaaatggctctttcgtgctcgcctgtggagcgggagttacctgatttatttggttttttccttccttgagaattttgatttcatcgctcatacgtgctagcaaaatcctcaactgtgcgttctcgtgttttagttgcttgatctcgttattaatggcagtctcctcaccagcccccgggcgcacgccatcgaccacgtctgcccagctcaccgtgttagtctggtttgctgaagaggatggcctagttctggacctggatctggatcgtgtACCCGGTGTCCTGGAGCCGGACCGGGATAAGGATCTGGTGGTGGATGGAGACCTTGTTCTCGATCTGGAGCGTCGTTCCCTGGCGTTTAGGAGGCCAAGTGTTCCGCGAGACTCTGCTCTGTCTTCTCTTGAGATAGCGTCTTCATGTTCTTCTTGTCGttctcgttgcagtctgtgccattgtctctgtttaacgatgaagggcttcttgaatttagctttgcacgtcttgtctgcggtcggatggtcctcgccgcataactgacatttaggttggcacctgtggtctttatctgggtttgatgttccacatcccgcacaaatcttgttgtcagggttgggacatacatctcctctatgtccaagtctgttgcattgatgacagaaatccacttgtttcctgtacagggagcaagggagtagcgctgccctgtatcggacgtacgtgggcactttgtgtccttcaaagagcacaatcactgtggtagtGTTACTGAGTCTTTTTGCTGCTTTCGCCGTTGGGTTTTTACTCGTAACCACCGCTGCTATGATGTCTCTTGGGACCTCGTCGAGTGGgattcctctgatgactcctttggccgtcatgtcaggcgctgtctcgtaagcattggtctcgtaaaacttgtcttgaatcttgatacgtgctacttcctgatatttgtttgcccgctcttgatccgaggtactgacgatgaggatattttgataattgttggggcagacaatgtcctcctccctttcgtctcgagGAATACCTGCCGCATCTTGTACCGCAGCTGTGAGGGGAACTATACCGTGCTCGGATAATTTGAGTCCTCCACGTGGTCTGATCACAACCTTGTAATCAcctcttggcaaatgtggcattctgcttgccttgcgtatttgctctagccggcctttccatgggttattgttgcgcttgtcgagccgcgtcggcgacaaggtgctctcgcgATGTTGGGAGGTTCGCCGGTCTGATCTTTTGTGTCTGACCTCCTTCCATCCCTTGCTTGTATCCATTTCTTCCTGGGATATGCTGAGCCCCACTACGGTGACTTCCATCATTGAGAGAATGATCGGCAAATGTTGAGGAAGCCGGCTCCGGCGCGTGGCCTCGCGGCTCTGCCGCCACGAGGTCCGGCCAAAATACTGTCgtagaggcttgaaaaatgggaatcccacctggttttcggtatccacttgttcctgggaacgagctgagtccgttggcgtgcaatagcgggtggctttttggcgatttgcgctagaagaacattcgtagaatacggagccgacgtgatgtgcatccgctccctccggcttcttcttcttcttccactgCCATATCTTGTCTGGAGAGTTTTTGCCCGAGCTTGGTGACGACCGGCATGATATTCCGGGTACATGCTTCTGGGGAAAGGGGCTATCTTGATGTGCTCCCGGATGCTGGGGGCCAGATATTTCGCTTGTTGGTGGCCTTTTTCGTGTGTGGGTTAGCCAAGGCgtgctaggactgttcttccagTTGGTGTGATGGCTAGGCGTTCTCGTTGGCTTATGAAGTGGAGGTCTATGATTTCTCTTATTATgttatggactcctagggcttcgAGCTTGAGTGTTGCTGTTCCCGGTGGTAGGCCGAACGCTTGCTTGTATACTTTCTGTAGAAGCACGTTTAACTGATATTTCTCTCTCGGAGTGAGAGATAGGTGTGAGGCAGGCGTAGGGAATGTGGCTGATTATCAGGGCGTGGACGAATTGTGTTATGTCGTGTTCTTTCAATCCCCATTGTTTGGTGGTGATGcagctgaccattcgcatgatttcCAAGGTGGGCTGCTTGTGACGTTGGATGGTGCAttcgcctccgccgtcctgtCGTGTGGAGCACGAGGTTATGGACGCGGTTTACTGCGGGAAGTTCTTTGCCGTCGAGAGTGAGTGTGATGTGGGGCATTCGATTgagctttcttcgtgatttctgtcGAGCAACTTAGAGTTACGACTTCTCGGGGCAGCATcggagaccacttgtttttgtatattgctggacgacgtcggtcacTTGTTGGAGAGAGTCTTATTTATCTCCTTTGGAATCAGTGGTGCTCCACATAGTGATATCATCGGTGTAAACTGCATGCttgattcctggtattgcgttgagtttgtcagcAAATTTACTCACAGCAATGTTGgaaagggtgggtgatagaaccGCATCTTGTGGGGTTCTATTGTGGCGGGTAGGTAACGCCGGGGTTcggagtgagccaatgcctactGTGGCCGTGTCTTTGCTTAGAAAGGTGCGTATGTAATTTTAGGTActacgaccacagttcgtgagaCAGATGTGTAAGGATGGcatggtgagccacattgtcgaaagcatCTTTGAGGTCGAGTGCTAGAATTGCTCCGGTGTTGTGTGGCGAGATGCGTgcaaggacttgttccttcagctgaagaaggatgtcgtggTTAGAAAGGTATGGCAGGAATAaaaacattgtttcgggaaagaggtcaCTGGATTATAGATAATGCAGAAGTCGGTTCAGAATGACATattgcctaggcatgaagtctGATATTGTTCTCATATTCTCTATGGTGGAGGGTTTGCCTCGCTTTGGAATGAGTAGGATGTCCGCATGATTCCAATTTGCTGGTAGCGTACGCGCTTACCAAAGGTGATTAAAGAGCTaagtaagagattgaatggtgccgTCATTCAAATTGCGCAGAAACTTGTTCTAtattttgtccttgcctggggtggtgcTTCGTGTCAGTGCATGGGttgcttgttgcacctcagaGAGAGTGATTGGCTCGTCGAGGCCGTAGTTATCGCTCTCGTTGTACGTTTGAGGTTGTCCCTGTACGGGTTCGAAATGGCCTATGTACCGCACCCAAAACTCCTCCAGGATGCGTCATCAGAACACAAATGGTTGTGGATGATACGTTGGATTGTTTGCTGGCTGCCTGCTTTGctttgggggaaggggggggatcAGTAACATagcgtagcagcgaccatgttttggccgtgctacGAATGTCCTGCAACTTGTTtcatagttgtcgccagttgtggCGGGTGAGCTGCCCAGCTTAAAATTCTGCTGTTGCCTTGAGTatcgctatacgtagtttcagtacgcgattatgtttttggcgcgTCCATCTCCCGTTTCCAGCagtgcgattacgcttggtgtcATTTTGGCTTTATTTATGTACTGTCTCACTGATCTTTCCTTGCGTTTGTAGGTGCGACAATTCCATTGTCACATGAGGAGTGGGTTTTGGTCCCTATGGTTAGTTTTGCTGTTCATCCTGGTTTacgggtggatcggcagggtgtGCCTGCTCTACTTATTCCTGTTGTGCCAATGTTCCCACTTTCTTACGTCGCGGGTATTTTGCGAGCCCTGTTTCTTCGATTACACTTGCCAATTGCTGGATTCTTTGTTGCAGTGCTAGCAGCTGCTTTTGCAGTACATCAACTTTCTTctcgacttgtgcgatttctCTTGGTTTTGAACATTCCGCGAGAAACATGTGTTCAGAACGTTCCGAAGATGACGGCATTGAGGGTGCGCTTATTGGTGTAGACTGCCGAGTGGCAGTACGACTGGCGTATAGTTCCGCAATGTGCCTGCGAAGTTTGTTGTATTCCACATGAAGGCGTTTCTTTTCCTCTCTGATGGCATTTAGTTCAGCTAGAATTTGTTTTTGAATATCAGTATTGTGTATGGGTAAAGAATTAATAAAGGAAATAGATAAAGAGAATTAGGAATAAAGTTCAAAATAATGTTACTAGCATGTTTATAGGTCCAGGAACAAAAAGTCGGTAGGATGTTGCTACAAGATTTCTACGTACTAAGATAGTAAATCCTGCTTTTATTGCTTGAAGCATGTTCATTCATGGTTGAAAGAAAGTTCcctattatttctttttattcaatATAGGTGGCCAATAGTCGACCGAATTCTGGTATGAAGTTTTTAGGAATTTAGAAAACGGTATGAAAACATTTATTAACATTTGGTAGCTTCTAGAAACGTTTCTCTAGAAAACATTTATTCTAGCTTACTacaaatttttgtaagggcagAAGCAGCTGTGTCCAATGGACGCGCGTGTGACATACCAATGCTCATGCCACCTGCAATACTTCACTAAGGAGCCTATTTATTAAACCTCTTTCCGCGAAACCATTTCTTTCATAGAAGATGAATAATGTAGGCGCATTTATAGTGTGTACTGTGGAACGTCTGAAAATCCTTATTATCATCCGCTTTTGGCATCGTATGTACAAGTAACAGCACGAAAtcacattccagaaaaaaaaatacaagcgaTTTTTTAGTTTGGAAGACGTCATTTATTAGTGGATGATTGCAATGCAGGCTTTAATGTGCACATTTTCTGCTCACTCATTGCCAGCATCACACAAGCGGTCATGGGAAACATTTTTTGCTAGGACCAAGTGAAGGTATTCGTCATGGCAGGATGTATCAAAAGAAATAATTACTATGGCATTCCTTCGCCTACACAAGGTAGGCTAGAATTTCTGGATAAAATTTATTCAAATATATTTCTTTAAGGCGGCTAACTTGTAGACTTGCGGACAGTGTTCATGGGCGAGAATGTCTATGGCACAACCAGATCCGGCTACCACCCGTTTCTTTGCGCTCAGCTTGTTCCAAATGTGAACGCCGTGGCTGCCGTTTATTGCCCTAAACACCGCGGGTACTTTTGAGGGATCGAACAATATCCGCCAGGATGGAAATCCAACGCCGAAGAAGGTGGACGGGTGCAGGAAATTTATGCGCCGAGAGAATACTGCGTCTGAAGGCAGCCGCGACATCAAAAGGGGCCCGCATGAGGTCCAAACACCGGGATTGTATACGCGCGCGCATTCATCGATAAGCGCTCTGAGCACTGGGTGCTTCTTGTCGAAGAATAGTATACTATTAGCCACACTCCCGTTTTCGTTCTCGTAGACGACACTATTTCTTATTCCTTTCAGCGACTTCATTACGATCACGTCCATGTCCAAATATACGCCACCGCGCTTCCAAAGCACGACACAGCGCAGAAAGTCACTCAGATGTTCCACTTTATCAGGACTCCGATTTAGTGCTCCCTCTTTGGCGTGCAGTTTGGCTAATGGAGTCGCCGCAAGTTCCTTCCTCGCATTGAGCCCCGCCGAGCGAAAATTCGGCAGTTTTGAAAGTAGGCGATGATAAGGACAGTAAGAGGAGCTGATGTTTCCTGTAGAAAGCAGATGCACCGTGTAGTCGGCATTGTGTCGGCAAGCCGACTCAATGCTGCAGGCTTCCCTGGCCTTGAGTCTCCGTCTGTAGGATGTTTCGAGGAACCATATGTGGTCTTTGTTGTTCTTCAAAGACTCTGCAATAAGAATAAAGAAGAAAGGTAAAGGCTCCAGTGACAGCTTGATATCCTTATGTTAACTATTATGAAAAGCACTTCGGTGCTTCTCGCATTATAGCAGTCACATTCCCACTTTATCTTATAGAGGACCGCAGGTATTTTTTAAACCCATGACTTTGAACTTTTCGTAAAATTTTCCTAATGCTTCGGCCATATATGAGGAAACAATATCATTTTAATTTTGTGTCAATGTTCTAACGTCAAACTTACGCAACCCCTGACGCGATGCAATAGTAGCCGAGGGCacacagcgttgtttgaacagatTAGGCAAGCACCCTTCTCATTAATAGGAGGTTAGTTTAGTGTGCTTTCAACGCGAGTATCACGGCCTACTTTGACAGCTTCATCTTATCTAATTATCTCACAAAAGGTGAGGAGCACGTAAAAGGGGAAATGGTTTCGGTGGGGCTGAGCTGGCGCAGTCAGAGCAGATAAACTTTGGAGGAAAatggtgccgacgtctgcgattggttcgcttCCCCGTGATTAGATTGtggcggctggtcgaaaatcgcggcggtgtGAAATGATgagttagaaaagaaaaaaaaaaggtgccgcTATACCGAATCCTCAGCAGAGAGTTCgtagagcgatgtcgtatacgtgctgaGCGTGCTCTGCAACGT
This Dermacentor albipictus isolate Rhodes 1998 colony chromosome 1, USDA_Dalb.pri_finalv2, whole genome shotgun sequence DNA region includes the following protein-coding sequences:
- the LOC139046642 gene encoding lactosylceramide 4-alpha-galactosyltransferase-like; this encodes MASAQDVVSNKKLRMFTCLTVLVLIFLAGHLLWTNGIQKQLPRSLFFNEKWHNKILTSESLKNNKDHIWFLETSYRRRLKAREACSIESACRHNADYTVHLLSTGNISSSYCPYHRLLSKLPNFRSAGLNARKELAATPLAKLHAKEGALNRSPDKVEHLSDFLRCVVLWKRGGVYLDMDVIVMKSLKGIRNSVVYENENGSVANSILFFDKKHPVLRALIDECARVYNPGVWTSCGPLLMSRLPSDAVFSRRINFLHPSTFFGVGFPSWRILFDPSKVPAVFRAINGSHGVHIWNKLSAKKRVVAGSGCAIDILAHEHCPQVYKLAALKKYI